Proteins encoded together in one Streptomyces sp. NA04227 window:
- a CDS encoding cytochrome P450 encodes MESQQGADVQAAPAGCPMHQSGRVPLYGDEFAAAPQKVYDELRAQGPVAAVEIAPGVDASLVIQHDAALRVLQNPSLFARDARRWDALNEGRVPADSPALGMMSPRPNALFSDGAEHLRLRKAVTESMARINTARLGRSVERIADYLIDQFSERGHADLLNEYARLVPMLLINQLFGCPAEIGDRVTHNMSALFNGEDVARSLANLDAALLELVAIKRRQPGEDMTSWLVQHPAGLSDEELKDQLMMLAGAGIEPERNLIGSSLLLLLSEQEPTPGNRGAGLLVEDAIDQVLWHHSPIANYAAHYPVQDVDLDGTILRANSPVLISFAAANSDPVLTDARQTLSKGAHLSWGAGPHACPAKSPATLIALTAVERLLNALPDMALTVPAGELAWRPGCFHRALAALPVRFTPSPAGRATAQRQPPVSFSTTAEPAPVPIPVPQAAEAPKKTKGWWSSFLDVFRV; translated from the coding sequence ATGGAATCTCAGCAGGGAGCCGACGTGCAGGCCGCGCCCGCGGGGTGCCCGATGCACCAGAGCGGGCGGGTGCCGCTGTACGGAGACGAGTTCGCCGCCGCGCCGCAGAAGGTCTACGACGAACTGCGTGCCCAGGGCCCCGTGGCGGCGGTGGAGATCGCACCCGGCGTGGACGCCTCTCTGGTCATCCAGCACGACGCCGCGCTGCGTGTGCTCCAGAACCCGTCGCTGTTCGCCCGTGACGCGCGTCGCTGGGATGCCCTGAACGAGGGCCGGGTCCCGGCCGACAGCCCGGCGCTCGGCATGATGTCGCCCCGCCCCAACGCGCTGTTCAGCGACGGCGCGGAGCATCTGCGGCTGCGCAAGGCGGTCACCGAGAGCATGGCGCGCATCAACACCGCCCGCCTCGGCCGCAGTGTCGAGCGCATCGCCGACTACCTCATCGACCAGTTCAGCGAGCGCGGCCACGCGGACCTGCTCAACGAGTACGCCAGGCTGGTCCCGATGCTGCTGATCAACCAGCTCTTCGGCTGCCCCGCCGAGATCGGCGACCGCGTCACGCACAACATGTCCGCGCTGTTCAACGGCGAGGACGTGGCGCGCTCCTTGGCCAACCTGGACGCCGCCCTGCTCGAACTGGTCGCGATCAAGCGCCGTCAGCCCGGCGAGGACATGACCTCCTGGCTGGTCCAGCACCCGGCGGGCCTGAGCGACGAGGAGCTCAAGGACCAGCTGATGATGCTGGCCGGCGCGGGCATCGAGCCCGAGCGCAACCTGATCGGCAGCTCGCTGCTCCTGCTGCTCTCCGAGCAGGAGCCGACGCCGGGCAACCGGGGCGCGGGCCTGCTCGTCGAGGACGCCATCGACCAGGTCCTGTGGCACCACTCCCCGATCGCGAACTACGCGGCGCACTACCCGGTCCAGGACGTCGACCTGGACGGAACCATCCTGCGCGCCAACTCCCCCGTACTGATCAGCTTCGCGGCGGCGAACTCCGACCCGGTGCTCACCGACGCCCGGCAGACCCTCAGCAAGGGTGCGCATCTGTCCTGGGGCGCGGGCCCGCACGCCTGCCCGGCCAAGTCCCCGGCCACGCTGATAGCGCTGACGGCGGTCGAGCGGCTGCTGAACGCCCTGCCCGACATGGCGCTGACCGTACCGGCGGGTGAACTGGCCTGGCGGCCGGGCTGCTTCCACCGTGCCCTGGCGGCCCTGCCGGTGCGCTTCACGCCGAGCCCCGCAGGACGCGCAACAGCGCAGCGTCAGCCACCTGTTTCGTTTTCCACCACCGCCGAACCGGCCCCGGTACCGATTCCGGTTCCGCAGGCCGCAGAAGCCCCGAAGAAGACAAAGGGCTGGTGGAGCTCCTTCCTGGATGTGTTCCGCGTATGA
- a CDS encoding ATP/GTP-binding protein — protein sequence MDSNAASADSIYVPDAVRTAAKILVVGHFAVGKTTLIGTLSEIAPLRTEEKMTQAAAHVDDLRGAPDKKTTTVALDFGRLTLSDELVLYLFGTPGQQRFMQLWEDMARGALGALLLVDPSRLAETFPVIDLIEKYGLEFAIAVNNFHADTAYAEAELREALDLLPHTPVVFCDARDQQSSAQALITLIRHLLARAS from the coding sequence ATGGACTCCAACGCCGCTTCGGCTGACAGCATTTACGTGCCGGACGCGGTGCGGACGGCGGCCAAGATCCTCGTCGTCGGCCACTTCGCGGTGGGCAAGACCACGCTGATCGGCACCCTCTCCGAGATCGCCCCGTTGCGTACCGAGGAGAAGATGACGCAGGCCGCCGCGCACGTGGACGACCTGCGGGGTGCCCCGGACAAGAAGACGACGACGGTCGCCCTCGACTTCGGACGGCTGACGCTCAGCGACGAGCTGGTGCTCTACCTGTTCGGCACTCCGGGCCAGCAGCGGTTCATGCAGCTGTGGGAGGACATGGCCAGGGGCGCGCTCGGCGCGCTGCTCCTGGTCGACCCCTCCCGGCTCGCCGAGACCTTCCCGGTGATCGACCTCATCGAGAAGTACGGTCTCGAATTCGCCATCGCGGTCAACAACTTCCACGCCGACACGGCGTACGCGGAGGCGGAGCTGCGGGAGGCACTGGACCTGCTGCCGCACACCCCGGTGGTCTTCTGTGACGCCCGCGACCAGCAGAGCTCGGCGCAGGCCCTGATCACCCTCATCCGCCATCTCCTGGCGCGCGCCTCGTAG
- a CDS encoding DUF742 domain-containing protein produces MSAPGEEQAVTSGFIRSYVITNGRDLPAADGLSLVTLVTIAPDRVPPARLSPELSRVWELCSGGYLSVAEVAARLELPVGVVRLLLTDLTDQGHLLRRAAPPPAQLVDRKILKEVLHGLQRRFG; encoded by the coding sequence ATGAGCGCGCCGGGCGAGGAACAGGCGGTCACGAGCGGCTTCATCCGCTCGTACGTCATCACCAATGGGCGCGACCTTCCGGCCGCCGACGGTTTATCGCTGGTCACCCTGGTCACGATCGCTCCGGACCGGGTCCCTCCCGCACGACTGAGTCCCGAACTCTCCCGCGTCTGGGAGCTGTGTTCGGGCGGGTACCTGTCGGTCGCCGAGGTCGCCGCCCGGCTGGAGCTTCCGGTCGGTGTGGTGCGACTGCTGCTCACCGATCTGACGGATCAGGGCCATCTGCTCCGGCGGGCGGCCCCGCCGCCCGCCCAACTCGTCGACAGGAAGATCCTCAAAGAGGTGCTGCATGGACTCCAACGCCGCTTCGGCTGA
- a CDS encoding roadblock/LC7 domain-containing protein, which produces MNSDLSWALNDVLQVRGARHAILVSADGLLLEHSSDFGRDDAETVAAAISGMQSLSRALSPFIGSTRTGGWRQTLLEYNDGWIFLIAAGSGAYLAATAASDVDMEAMSFRMQQQVSALGKALMTPLRETPGTGA; this is translated from the coding sequence GTGAATTCCGATCTCTCGTGGGCGCTCAATGACGTGCTGCAGGTACGCGGCGCGCGGCACGCCATCCTCGTCTCGGCGGACGGCCTGCTCCTGGAGCACTCCAGCGATTTCGGCCGCGACGACGCGGAGACGGTGGCCGCCGCGATCAGCGGCATGCAGTCGCTGAGCCGCGCACTGTCCCCCTTCATCGGAAGCACCAGGACCGGCGGCTGGCGCCAGACGCTGCTCGAGTACAACGACGGCTGGATCTTCCTCATCGCGGCGGGCAGCGGCGCCTATCTGGCCGCGACCGCGGCGTCCGACGTCGACATGGAGGCCATGTCCTTCCGGATGCAGCAGCAGGTCAGCGCGCTGGGCAAGGCGCTCATGACCCCGCTGCGCGAGACCCCGGGCACCGGCGCATGA
- a CDS encoding sensor histidine kinase, producing MTSLVQDPVFWVLVAVLLIALAAFSSARRTNTGLRKSNAELNTERAALIGQFEELRVHQASVQARHAADLADVRSDALEETKTVLKSAMRTLQSLADEQQMVIDQAQKKYGDDPQILADLMAIDHTNSQFGRRAQGIAVLCGGWLGRREAVASVYDVARSAQGRIRQYDRVRIHAQANFSVVSRAVEPVAVVLAELLANATKYSAPTTPVEINIKAVSKGVCLIVDDGGLGMGQEEKERAAALLQPSAPVTMSDLGNPPQFGFAVAGLLAGRYGFQVSVDSVSPYGGVRAVILLPDELLTAEAPPVPTVVPAPMPVPDEYGRDSAPQLAPVSDLGTAVPAPVQLNGTTAGGLPKRRRTSPVAVVPQPAPAAEPVRSSQETASLLGAFQRGTVSGRSTTSDTEGQENS from the coding sequence ATGACGTCACTTGTGCAGGACCCCGTGTTCTGGGTCCTGGTCGCTGTACTGCTGATAGCCCTGGCCGCCTTCTCGAGCGCGCGCAGGACTAATACCGGTTTGCGTAAGAGTAACGCAGAACTGAACACCGAACGGGCCGCGCTGATCGGCCAGTTCGAGGAGCTGAGAGTGCATCAGGCGAGCGTGCAGGCGCGGCATGCGGCCGACCTCGCCGACGTCCGCTCGGACGCCCTTGAAGAGACCAAGACGGTTCTCAAATCGGCCATGCGCACGCTGCAGAGCCTCGCCGACGAACAGCAGATGGTCATCGACCAGGCGCAGAAGAAGTACGGCGACGACCCGCAGATCCTTGCCGACCTGATGGCCATCGACCACACCAACAGCCAGTTCGGCCGCCGTGCCCAGGGCATCGCGGTGCTCTGCGGTGGCTGGCTCGGCCGTCGTGAGGCCGTCGCCTCCGTCTACGACGTGGCGCGCAGCGCCCAGGGCCGCATCCGCCAGTACGACCGGGTGCGCATTCACGCCCAGGCGAACTTCTCCGTGGTCAGCCGGGCCGTGGAGCCCGTCGCCGTGGTGCTCGCCGAGCTGCTCGCCAACGCGACCAAGTACTCGGCCCCGACCACGCCCGTCGAGATCAACATCAAGGCGGTCTCCAAGGGCGTCTGTCTGATCGTCGACGACGGCGGTCTGGGCATGGGCCAGGAGGAGAAGGAGCGCGCCGCGGCCCTGCTGCAGCCCTCCGCCCCGGTCACCATGTCCGACCTCGGCAACCCGCCGCAGTTCGGCTTCGCCGTCGCCGGTCTGCTGGCCGGCCGCTACGGCTTCCAGGTCTCCGTCGACTCGGTCTCGCCGTACGGCGGTGTCCGCGCGGTCATCCTGCTGCCCGACGAGCTGCTGACCGCCGAGGCCCCGCCGGTCCCGACCGTCGTTCCGGCCCCGATGCCGGTGCCCGACGAGTACGGCCGCGACTCGGCCCCGCAGCTCGCCCCGGTCAGCGACCTGGGCACGGCGGTCCCGGCCCCCGTCCAGCTCAACGGCACCACCGCGGGCGGACTGCCCAAGCGCCGCCGCACCAGCCCGGTCGCGGTCGTACCGCAGCCCGCGCCGGCCGCCGAACCCGTCCGGTCCAGCCAGGAGACCGCCTCGCTGCTCGGCGCCTTCCAGCGCGGCACGGTCTCCGGGCGCTCCACGACGTCTGACACGGAAGGACAGGAGAACTCGTGA
- a CDS encoding DUF2092 domain-containing protein produces MAPYESGNSPAEGRTSRTRGKLARYGVPVAVVGVAAATIGLVPALADSGDPELPKTTAQELIEKIATSETEQLSGTVKISTDLGLPGLDKLGDFAGGERSAGADPSARLMELASGTHTLRVAVDGPERQKVSVLDDTSEYSVIHNGDEVWAYDSASDEAFHATEKGAKGGHSKGIKPEHEPKLPKGVPATPEELAKEILKTSEETTSIEVGGTAQVAGRDAYKLVVTPKEKGSTVGAVTIAVDAKTGTPLRVTLTPAGGGAAVVEAGYTKVDFGRPDASVFDFKPAKGTKVTEAEDAAKEAEKEAGKHGGRPDFGKGLGGGDVQEPNIIGEGWSAIAEFTAPGGQGLPNADSGDLPPEAAGLLDAFGDKVKGDFGTGRVFSTRLINALVTDDGKAYVGAVTKDALIKAAESAK; encoded by the coding sequence ATGGCACCGTACGAGTCCGGCAACTCGCCGGCCGAGGGCAGGACCTCCCGTACGCGCGGCAAGCTCGCGCGCTACGGAGTTCCGGTCGCGGTCGTGGGGGTGGCGGCGGCGACCATCGGGCTCGTCCCGGCGCTCGCCGACTCGGGGGACCCCGAGCTGCCGAAGACCACTGCACAGGAACTCATCGAGAAGATCGCCACGTCGGAGACCGAACAGCTCTCCGGCACCGTCAAGATCAGCACCGATCTGGGCCTGCCGGGCCTGGACAAGCTCGGCGACTTCGCGGGCGGCGAGCGCTCCGCGGGCGCCGACCCGAGCGCCAGGCTGATGGAGCTGGCCTCGGGCACGCACACGCTGCGGGTCGCGGTCGATGGACCCGAGCGACAGAAGGTGTCCGTCCTGGACGACACCTCCGAGTACAGCGTGATCCACAACGGCGACGAGGTCTGGGCGTACGACAGCGCCTCGGACGAGGCCTTCCACGCCACGGAGAAGGGCGCGAAGGGCGGGCACAGCAAGGGCATCAAGCCGGAGCACGAGCCGAAGCTGCCCAAGGGAGTCCCGGCCACCCCGGAGGAGCTCGCCAAGGAGATCCTCAAGACCTCCGAGGAGACCACCTCCATCGAGGTCGGCGGCACCGCCCAGGTCGCGGGCCGCGACGCGTACAAGCTGGTCGTCACGCCCAAGGAGAAGGGCAGCACGGTCGGCGCCGTCACCATCGCGGTCGACGCGAAGACGGGTACGCCGCTGCGGGTCACCCTGACCCCGGCGGGCGGCGGCGCCGCGGTGGTCGAGGCCGGTTACACCAAGGTCGACTTCGGCAGGCCCGACGCCTCCGTCTTCGACTTCAAGCCCGCCAAGGGCACCAAGGTCACCGAGGCCGAGGACGCCGCGAAGGAAGCGGAGAAGGAGGCCGGGAAGCACGGCGGCCGCCCCGACTTCGGCAAGGGCCTCGGTGGCGGCGACGTCCAGGAGCCGAACATCATCGGCGAGGGCTGGAGCGCCATCGCCGAGTTCACCGCACCGGGCGGCCAGGGCCTGCCCAACGCCGACAGCGGTGACCTGCCGCCCGAGGCCGCGGGTCTGCTCGACGCCTTCGGCGACAAGGTCAAGGGCGACTTCGGCACCGGCCGTGTCTTCTCGACCCGGCTGATCAACGCCCTGGTCACCGACGACGGCAAGGCATACGTCGGAGCCGTGACCAAGGACGCCCTGATCAAGGCGGCCGAGTCGGCCAAGTAG
- a CDS encoding ABC transporter ATP-binding protein, which produces MAEPSAQEQGVAGAERTVGDEQDAVIATRALTKRFRGGQLAVDRLDLTVPAASVFGFLGPNGSGKTTTIRMLMGLIEPTSGTARVLGRTMPESARHVLPQVGALIEGPALYGFLSGRENLLRYDAADPTSDGATRKQRVGAALERVGLAAASGKKAKAYSLGMKQRLGLAAALLQPRRLLVLDEPTNGLDPQGMREIRALIRELAADGTTVFLSSHLLDEIEQVCTHAAVMAQGRLLTQGPVAELAARARGRLAVTTPDTGEAARVLKEHGVADLVTEEDRVTGEPPQKDLAEVNAALVAAGVRVRGFGLERGTLEDAFVELTGEGFDVAG; this is translated from the coding sequence ATGGCCGAACCGTCCGCGCAGGAGCAGGGCGTGGCCGGAGCCGAGAGGACAGTGGGGGACGAGCAGGACGCGGTGATCGCCACGCGGGCGCTCACCAAGCGCTTCCGGGGCGGCCAACTCGCCGTCGACAGGCTCGACTTGACCGTCCCCGCCGCCAGCGTCTTCGGCTTCCTCGGGCCCAACGGCTCGGGCAAGACCACCACCATCCGCATGCTGATGGGCCTCATCGAGCCGACCTCCGGTACGGCCCGCGTCCTCGGCCGCACCATGCCCGAGTCGGCGCGCCACGTCCTGCCGCAGGTCGGCGCGCTGATCGAGGGACCCGCGCTGTACGGCTTCCTGTCCGGGCGCGAGAACCTCCTGCGCTACGACGCCGCCGACCCGACCTCCGACGGTGCCACCCGCAAACAGCGGGTGGGCGCCGCGCTGGAACGGGTCGGGCTCGCCGCGGCGTCCGGCAAGAAGGCCAAGGCGTACTCGCTCGGCATGAAGCAGCGGCTCGGCCTTGCGGCCGCGCTGCTGCAACCGCGCCGCCTGCTCGTACTGGACGAGCCGACCAACGGGCTCGACCCGCAGGGCATGCGCGAAATCCGGGCGCTGATCAGGGAGTTGGCGGCGGACGGCACCACCGTCTTCCTCTCCTCGCATCTGCTCGACGAGATCGAGCAGGTCTGTACGCACGCCGCCGTCATGGCGCAGGGCCGGCTGCTCACCCAGGGCCCGGTCGCCGAACTCGCTGCCCGCGCCCGCGGCAGGCTCGCGGTCACCACGCCGGACACCGGCGAGGCCGCCCGCGTACTCAAGGAACACGGCGTCGCCGATCTTGTGACCGAGGAGGACCGGGTGACCGGGGAACCACCGCAGAAGGACCTCGCCGAGGTGAACGCGGCGCTGGTCGCCGCCGGGGTACGGGTGCGCGGCTTCGGCCTGGAGCGGGGCACCCTCGAGGACGCGTTCGTGGAGCTGACCGGGGAGGGCTTCGATGTCGCGGGCTGA
- a CDS encoding ABC transporter permease: MSRAEVAEVPPKTGAPAGAAAARVPGRWSAALLRSELSITFRRWRTLALLGVLAAVPILFGIAVKVETADGGSVGGGGGGEEAGPAFIAQVTNNGLFLVFTALAATLPFFLPMAVGVIAGDSIAGEANGGTLRYLLVAPAGRTRLLLAKYATTMIFCLVATLVVALSALAVGALLFPMGELTTISGTRISFAEGLQRAVVIAALVAASLIGVAAIGLFLSTLTSSGIAAMATTVGLLITVQILDQIPQLHAIQPYFFSHYWLSFADLMREPVIWDEIVKNLGLQALYAAVFGSAAWARFTTKDITT; this comes from the coding sequence ATGTCGCGGGCTGAGGTCGCGGAAGTACCGCCGAAGACGGGCGCCCCGGCGGGAGCGGCCGCCGCACGTGTCCCCGGCCGCTGGTCGGCCGCGCTGCTGCGCAGCGAGCTGAGCATCACCTTCCGCCGCTGGCGCACCCTGGCCCTGCTGGGCGTACTCGCCGCCGTGCCGATCCTGTTCGGTATCGCGGTCAAGGTGGAGACGGCCGACGGCGGTTCGGTCGGCGGCGGCGGTGGCGGCGAGGAGGCGGGTCCCGCCTTCATCGCCCAGGTCACCAACAACGGTCTGTTCCTGGTCTTCACCGCCCTCGCCGCCACTTTGCCGTTCTTCCTGCCGATGGCGGTCGGTGTCATCGCGGGCGACTCGATCGCGGGCGAGGCCAACGGCGGAACCCTGCGCTATCTGCTCGTCGCCCCCGCGGGCCGCACCCGGCTGCTGCTCGCCAAGTACGCGACCACGATGATCTTCTGCCTGGTGGCCACCCTGGTCGTCGCACTCTCGGCACTGGCGGTCGGGGCCCTGCTCTTCCCGATGGGGGAGCTGACCACGATCTCGGGGACCAGAATCAGCTTCGCCGAGGGGCTGCAACGCGCCGTGGTCATCGCCGCGCTGGTGGCCGCCTCACTGATCGGCGTGGCCGCGATCGGACTGTTCCTGTCCACCCTGACCAGCAGCGGGATCGCCGCCATGGCGACCACCGTGGGCCTGCTGATCACCGTGCAGATCCTCGACCAGATTCCCCAACTGCACGCCATCCAGCCGTACTTCTTCTCGCACTACTGGCTGTCCTTCGCGGACCTGATGCGCGAGCCGGTCATCTGGGACGAGATCGTCAAGAACCTCGGCCTCCAGGCCCTGTACGCGGCGGTGTTCGGCTCGGCGGCCTGGGCCCGGTTCACCACGAAGGACATCACCACCTGA
- a CDS encoding flavodoxin family protein, translating to MTRKFLFVLGSSRSESNTELLAREAAAQLPAEVEQRWIRLAEHPLPDFTDLRHDTDHIRPTEGNVALLLNATLEATDLVIASPLYWYSVSSLTKRYLDYWSGWLRTPGVDFKGTLAGRNLWGVSALAHREEEVAAPLVGTLETSAAYMRMRFGGVLLGNGSRPGDVLKDSDALVRAKTFFAQEPVPARFPYEK from the coding sequence GTGACCCGTAAGTTCCTGTTCGTGCTCGGCAGCAGCCGCAGCGAGAGCAACACCGAACTGCTCGCCCGCGAGGCGGCGGCCCAGCTCCCGGCCGAGGTGGAGCAGCGCTGGATCCGGCTCGCCGAGCACCCGCTGCCCGACTTCACCGACCTGCGCCACGACACCGACCACATACGGCCTACCGAGGGCAATGTGGCACTGCTCCTGAACGCCACCCTCGAGGCCACCGACCTGGTGATCGCCTCGCCGCTGTACTGGTACTCGGTCTCCTCGCTGACCAAGCGCTACCTCGACTACTGGTCAGGCTGGCTGCGTACGCCCGGTGTCGACTTCAAGGGGACCCTCGCCGGGCGCAACCTGTGGGGCGTGAGCGCGCTCGCGCACCGCGAGGAGGAGGTCGCCGCCCCGCTGGTGGGCACCCTGGAGACGTCCGCCGCGTACATGCGGATGCGTTTCGGCGGCGTCCTGCTCGGCAACGGCAGCAGGCCCGGCGACGTCCTCAAGGACTCCGACGCTCTGGTCCGCGCCAAGACCTTCTTCGCGCAGGAGCCGGTGCCCGCGCGCTTCCCGTACGAGAAGTGA
- a CDS encoding M28 family metallopeptidase — translation MKLSVSLRAAAVATVAAAGLFTTGAMVSNASPAPAQAEAPDISVADVKADLDQLQSIAEQNGGNRAHGSAGYKASIDYIKGKLDEAGFKTSLQEFDSGGQTGYNLIADWPGGDEGQTVMAGAHLDSVGEGPGINDNGTGSAGVLQTALAVAKSDFKPTKHLRFAWWGAEELGLVGSSHYVDQLSQDDRSKISGYLNFDMIGSPNPGYFVYDDDPEIQKVFTDYFSGLNVKTEDETEGDGRSDHAAFLEAGIKVGGLFTGASNEMTEQQAQDWGGKAGEPFDKCYHSSCDTTENINEQALDRNSDAIAHAIWKLAS, via the coding sequence ATGAAACTCTCCGTTTCCCTGCGGGCCGCGGCAGTGGCAACCGTTGCCGCCGCAGGCCTGTTCACCACCGGCGCGATGGTTTCCAACGCCTCGCCCGCCCCGGCCCAGGCCGAGGCACCGGACATATCCGTCGCGGACGTCAAGGCGGACCTCGACCAACTCCAGTCCATAGCCGAGCAGAACGGCGGCAACCGGGCACACGGCAGCGCCGGGTACAAGGCGTCCATCGACTACATCAAGGGCAAGCTCGACGAGGCCGGGTTCAAGACCAGCCTCCAGGAGTTCGACTCGGGCGGCCAGACCGGCTACAACCTGATCGCCGACTGGCCGGGCGGCGACGAGGGCCAGACGGTCATGGCGGGCGCGCACCTCGACAGCGTCGGCGAGGGCCCGGGCATCAACGACAACGGCACCGGCTCGGCCGGCGTCCTGCAGACCGCGCTCGCGGTCGCCAAGTCCGACTTCAAGCCCACCAAGCACCTGCGGTTCGCCTGGTGGGGCGCCGAGGAGCTGGGTCTGGTCGGCTCCAGCCACTACGTGGACCAGCTCTCCCAGGACGACCGCTCGAAGATCAGCGGCTACCTGAACTTCGACATGATCGGTTCGCCGAACCCGGGTTACTTCGTCTACGACGACGACCCCGAGATCCAGAAGGTGTTCACGGACTACTTCAGCGGTCTGAACGTCAAGACCGAGGACGAGACCGAGGGCGACGGACGCTCGGACCACGCCGCCTTCCTCGAGGCCGGCATCAAGGTCGGCGGCCTGTTCACCGGCGCCAGCAACGAGATGACGGAGCAGCAGGCGCAGGACTGGGGCGGCAAGGCGGGCGAGCCGTTCGACAAGTGCTACCACTCGTCCTGCGACACCACCGAGAACATCAACGAGCAGGCGCTGGACCGCAACAGCGACGCCATCGCGCACGCGATCTGGAAGCTGGCCTCCTGA
- a CDS encoding SDR family oxidoreductase produces the protein MSLVVTGATGRLGRHVVAALSAQVPAESLAVVVRDRAKAADLSARGIHVRVADYDEPGTLRDAFEPGDRVLLISADEVGRRVPRHRNVVDAAARAGVALLAYTGVLGGPRADFLLAAEHKATERAILESKLPYTFLRNGWYHENYTEHLAPVLRDGYVLTSAGDGRLASAARADYAAAAAAVLTGEGHEGRAYELSGDAAWSFTEYAAEVGRATGRSIRCENVTPQEHLRRLAENGTPGPMSEVFVDVDGAIKRGLLSATPGHLSALIGRPTTPLSEAISAAVGRPGHLDTSGQPVS, from the coding sequence ATGAGCCTGGTCGTCACCGGAGCGACAGGTCGTCTCGGGCGGCACGTCGTGGCAGCGCTCTCGGCCCAGGTCCCGGCGGAGAGCCTCGCCGTCGTGGTACGCGACCGGGCGAAGGCCGCCGATCTGTCGGCGCGCGGCATCCACGTACGCGTCGCCGACTACGACGAGCCCGGCACCCTCAGGGACGCCTTCGAGCCGGGCGACCGGGTACTGCTCATCTCCGCCGACGAGGTGGGCCGCCGGGTCCCCCGGCACCGCAACGTGGTGGACGCCGCAGCCCGCGCGGGCGTGGCCCTGCTCGCCTACACGGGCGTACTGGGCGGACCGCGGGCCGACTTCCTGCTCGCGGCCGAGCACAAGGCGACCGAGCGGGCGATCCTCGAGTCCAAACTGCCGTACACCTTTCTGCGCAACGGCTGGTACCACGAGAACTACACCGAGCACCTCGCACCGGTACTGCGCGACGGATACGTACTGACCTCCGCCGGGGACGGCCGTCTGGCCTCCGCCGCGCGGGCGGACTACGCGGCGGCCGCGGCCGCCGTGCTCACCGGGGAGGGGCACGAGGGCCGGGCGTACGAGCTGAGCGGCGACGCGGCCTGGAGTTTCACCGAATACGCGGCCGAGGTGGGGCGGGCGACCGGGAGGAGCATCCGGTGCGAGAACGTCACACCCCAGGAGCATCTGCGCAGGCTCGCCGAGAACGGCACCCCGGGGCCGATGTCCGAGGTGTTCGTCGACGTCGACGGCGCCATCAAACGCGGCCTCCTCTCGGCCACCCCCGGCCATCTCTCCGCACTCATCGGACGCCCGACCACGCCCCTGTCCGAGGCGATCTCGGCGGCCGTGGGGCGCCCGGGGCACCTGGACACCTCGGGTCAGCCCGTCTCGTAG